The genome window GACAGCAGCGAACCGAAGGTGCCGCCGTTGGTCACGGTGAAGGTGCCGCCCTGCAGTTCTTCCAGGCTCAGCTTGCCGTCGCGCGCCTTCTTGGCGTAGTCGGCGATGCCCTGCTCGATGTCGGCGAAGGACTGCCGCTCGACGTTGCGCAGCACCGGCGTGACCAGGCCCTTGTCGGTGGACACGGCGATGGAGATGTCGCTGTAGCCGTGGTAGATGATGTCGTCGCCGTCGATCGAGGCGTTGACCAGCGGGAAGCGCTGCAGGGCGTTGGCCGCGGCCTTGACGAAGAAGCTCATGAAGCCGAGCTTGATGCCGTGGGCCTTCTGGAACTCGTCCTGCAGTTCCTTGCGCGCGGCCGAGACCTTGGCCAGGTTGACCTCGTTGAAGGTGGTCAGCATCGCGGTCGAGTTCTTCGACTGCATCAGGCGCTCGGCGATGCGCTTGCGCACGCGGGTCATCGGCACGCGCTCTTCCGGACGCGCACCGCTGGCCTTGCCGGCGCCGCCGTTCTTGGCGTAGTTGAGGATGTCTTCCTTGGTCACCGCGCCGCGCCGGCCGGTGCCTTCGACCTGCGACGGATCCACGCCTTCGGTGATGGCGCTGAAGCGCGCGCCCGGCGGCAGGCTGGAGACATCGCCGGCAGCCTTCGGCGTCTCGGCCTTGGCGGCCTTCGGCGCTTCGGCGGCGGCGGCCTTGGGCGCCTCGGCCTTCGGTGCCTCGGCGGCCTTGGCTTCGGCCGGGGCCGCGGCGGCGGTCGCGCCTTCCTCGATGATCGCCAGGATCTGCGAGCTGGTCACGGTGGCGCCGGTCTCGAACTTGATCTCCTTCAGCACGCCG of Xanthomonas sacchari contains these proteins:
- the sucB gene encoding dihydrolipoyllysine-residue succinyltransferase translates to MATEVKVPVLPESVSDATIASWHKKAGDAVKRDENLVDLETDKVVLEVPSPVDGVLKEIKFETGATVTSSQILAIIEEGATAAAAPAEAKAAEAPKAEAPKAAAAEAPKAAKAETPKAAGDVSSLPPGARFSAITEGVDPSQVEGTGRRGAVTKEDILNYAKNGGAGKASGARPEERVPMTRVRKRIAERLMQSKNSTAMLTTFNEVNLAKVSAARKELQDEFQKAHGIKLGFMSFFVKAAANALQRFPLVNASIDGDDIIYHGYSDISIAVSTDKGLVTPVLRNVERQSFADIEQGIADYAKKARDGKLSLEELQGGTFTVTNGGTFGSLLSTPIINPPQSAILGMHAIKERPIAENGQVVIAPMMYLALSYDHRIIDGKDSVQFLVDIKNQLENPGRMLFGL